From the Pectobacterium carotovorum genome, one window contains:
- a CDS encoding siderophore ABC transporter substrate-binding protein translates to MRLNAVRLNAAFAVKATLLASMFVLAGCDQQASSSEGSHTVSIEHAQGTTQVPQPPKKVIVFDPASLDTLDALKVEGIAGVPKSSTPLPAFLSKYNGDAYLNAGTLFEPAYEALSSAKPDLIIAGGRTRDAYDKLSGIAPTISMDVDEHQFMASFIQRIEQLGTIFGKEEEAKKQIDDFKQQIAQTRAKTENAGNALVLMVSGGKMSAYGPKSRFGFVFDELGFKPATEFPESGRHGNVVTSEFLLNVNPEWLFILDRDSAIGRPGGESAQQVLDNPLIHKTNAWKNNRVIYLDSASLYIAGGLQSYKNLVSTVSDALDKK, encoded by the coding sequence ATGCGGTTAAATGCGGTGCGATTAAATGCGGCGTTTGCAGTGAAGGCGACGTTACTGGCATCTATGTTTGTTCTGGCTGGCTGCGATCAGCAGGCATCGTCTTCAGAGGGAAGTCATACGGTAAGCATTGAGCATGCGCAGGGCACCACACAGGTTCCACAGCCGCCGAAGAAAGTGATTGTGTTTGATCCTGCCTCATTGGATACGCTGGATGCGTTGAAAGTCGAAGGGATCGCCGGTGTACCGAAAAGCAGCACGCCGCTGCCTGCGTTTTTATCAAAATACAACGGTGATGCTTACCTGAACGCCGGGACGCTGTTTGAACCGGCCTATGAAGCGCTGAGCAGCGCTAAACCTGACCTGATTATTGCCGGTGGGCGTACGCGTGATGCCTATGACAAGCTGAGCGGCATTGCACCGACGATCTCGATGGATGTGGATGAGCACCAGTTTATGGCGAGCTTCATCCAGCGCATCGAGCAACTGGGCACCATCTTCGGCAAAGAAGAAGAAGCGAAAAAACAGATTGATGACTTTAAACAGCAGATCGCTCAAACGCGCGCCAAAACGGAAAATGCGGGCAATGCGCTGGTTCTGATGGTCAGCGGTGGAAAAATGTCTGCCTATGGACCTAAATCGCGCTTTGGCTTTGTGTTTGATGAATTAGGTTTCAAACCTGCGACCGAGTTCCCGGAATCCGGACGCCACGGCAACGTAGTGACCTCAGAATTCTTACTGAACGTGAACCCGGAATGGCTGTTTATCCTCGACCGTGACAGCGCGATTGGTCGCCCGGGTGGGGAATCTGCCCAGCAGGTGCTGGATAACCCGCTGATTCACAAAACCAACGCCTGGAAAAATAATCGCGTGATCTACCTGGATTCAGCATCGCTGTATATCGCCGGGGGGCTGCAAAGCTATAAAAACCTGGTGAGTACCGTCAGCGACGCACTGGATAAGAAATAA
- the citF gene encoding citrate lyase subunit alpha, producing the protein MSHFIEALQKQYPEKRHLQPFVNANQNTPWLNDVAQKHERKLCADLEDAIRHSGLKDGMTISFHHHFREGDKVINRVVDTLARMGFRDLTLASSSLMSCNASLIDHIKAGVVSRIYTSGMRGKLADAISHGLMKEPVQIHSHGGRVHLLQSGELNIDVAFLGVPCSDEFGNANGTVGKSSCGSLGYAMVDAQFARKVVLLTESLVPFPNMPASIVQDQVDYIVQVDEVGDPAKISVGAARVTSNPRELLIARSAADVIEHAGYFKNGFSIQTGSGAASTACTRFLEDRMRQQNIVARFALGGITGGIVDLHEKGLIEKLIDTQCFDANAAASLAKNPNHVEISTNVYANPSSKAACCDQLDMVILSALEIDTDFNVNVITGSDGVMRGASGGHCDVATAANLTIVVAPLIRSRIPTVVRQVTTRVTPGESIDVLVTDHGIAVNPARPEVAERLKQAGLTVMTIEALYQRAIELVGEPRAIEFHDRIVGVIRYRDGSVIDVVRQVKEADE; encoded by the coding sequence ATGAGTCATTTTATTGAAGCACTGCAAAAGCAGTACCCGGAAAAACGTCATCTGCAACCCTTCGTCAACGCCAATCAGAATACGCCGTGGCTGAATGACGTCGCCCAAAAGCATGAGCGCAAACTGTGTGCCGATCTGGAAGACGCCATTCGTCACAGCGGCCTGAAAGATGGGATGACGATCTCTTTCCATCACCATTTTCGCGAAGGCGATAAAGTCATTAATCGGGTGGTTGATACACTGGCACGCATGGGCTTTCGCGATCTGACGCTGGCTTCCAGCTCGCTGATGAGCTGTAACGCATCGCTGATCGACCATATTAAAGCGGGCGTGGTCAGCCGGATTTATACCTCTGGGATGCGCGGCAAGCTGGCTGATGCCATTTCTCACGGGCTCATGAAAGAGCCGGTACAGATCCATTCTCACGGCGGCCGTGTGCATTTGCTGCAAAGCGGTGAGCTGAATATCGATGTCGCTTTTCTGGGCGTACCGTGCAGCGATGAATTTGGTAACGCCAACGGCACCGTCGGGAAATCCAGCTGCGGCTCGCTGGGCTATGCGATGGTTGACGCACAGTTTGCCCGTAAAGTGGTATTGCTGACCGAAAGTCTGGTGCCGTTCCCCAATATGCCAGCCAGCATCGTGCAGGATCAGGTGGATTATATCGTTCAGGTTGATGAAGTCGGCGATCCGGCCAAAATCAGCGTGGGCGCAGCGCGCGTCACCAGCAATCCGCGTGAGCTGCTGATTGCCCGTTCAGCGGCAGACGTCATTGAACATGCCGGCTATTTCAAAAACGGTTTCTCTATCCAGACCGGTTCTGGCGCGGCCTCGACGGCCTGTACGCGTTTCCTTGAAGACAGAATGCGTCAGCAGAATATCGTGGCGCGCTTTGCTCTCGGTGGGATCACTGGCGGTATTGTCGATCTGCACGAAAAAGGGCTGATCGAAAAACTGATCGATACCCAGTGTTTTGATGCCAATGCGGCGGCGTCGCTGGCGAAGAACCCAAATCACGTAGAGATTTCCACTAACGTTTACGCCAATCCAAGTTCTAAAGCGGCCTGCTGCGATCAGTTGGATATGGTGATTCTCAGCGCGCTGGAAATTGACACCGATTTTAATGTCAACGTGATCACCGGCTCCGACGGTGTGATGCGCGGCGCGTCCGGTGGTCACTGTGACGTCGCGACGGCCGCAAACCTGACCATTGTCGTTGCGCCGCTGATTCGTAGCCGTATCCCGACCGTGGTACGCCAGGTGACGACACGCGTTACGCCAGGAGAAAGCATTGACGTACTGGTGACCGATCACGGCATTGCCGTCAACCCAGCGCGCCCTGAAGTTGCTGAACGTCTGAAACAGGCGGGGCTGACGGTGATGACGATTGAGGCGCTTTACCAGCGTGCGATTGAGCTGGTTGGCGAACCTCGTGCTATTGAGTTTCATGATCGCATCGTCGGCGTTATTCGCTATCGCGATGGCAGCGTGATTGACGTCGTTCGTCAGGTGAAAGAAGCCGACGAATAA
- the citE gene encoding citrate (pro-3S)-lyase subunit beta has translation MNKLRRSMLFLPGANAAMLSNAFIYKPDSIMFDLEDAVSLREKDTARLLVFHALQHPMYRDIETVVRINQLSTPFGLLDLEAAVRGGADVIRLPKTDSTDDVDELEHHLVRIEKACGREVGSTRIMAAIESAVGVINAVAIARSSERMIGIALAAFDYVMDMQTERGDGTELFYARCAVLHAARAAGIDAFDVVYPNVNDDAGFLKEVDLIRKLGFNGKSLINPRQIELLHNAYAPTQDEVDYSHLVIKAAEEGERAGLGVISLNGKMIDGPIIDHARRVLERAQASGVRK, from the coding sequence ATGAATAAACTTCGCCGCAGTATGCTGTTCCTCCCGGGTGCCAACGCCGCCATGTTGTCCAATGCGTTCATCTATAAGCCTGACTCTATTATGTTCGACCTGGAAGACGCTGTTTCCCTGCGGGAGAAAGATACCGCACGCCTGCTGGTTTTCCATGCGCTCCAACACCCGATGTACCGCGACATTGAAACCGTCGTGCGTATCAACCAGTTAAGTACGCCGTTTGGCCTGCTGGATCTTGAAGCGGCCGTGCGCGGCGGTGCCGATGTGATTCGCCTGCCGAAAACGGACTCCACCGATGATGTGGATGAACTGGAACACCATCTGGTCCGTATCGAAAAAGCCTGCGGGCGTGAAGTCGGCTCCACACGCATCATGGCTGCGATCGAGTCTGCGGTCGGCGTAATCAACGCGGTCGCGATTGCACGTTCTTCCGAACGTATGATCGGAATTGCGCTGGCGGCGTTTGACTACGTGATGGATATGCAAACGGAACGTGGTGACGGCACTGAGCTGTTTTATGCCCGTTGCGCGGTGCTGCACGCAGCCCGCGCTGCCGGTATCGACGCCTTCGACGTGGTCTATCCCAACGTCAATGACGATGCCGGCTTCCTGAAAGAGGTCGATCTGATCCGCAAGCTGGGCTTCAACGGTAAATCCCTGATTAACCCGCGCCAGATTGAGCTGTTACACAACGCCTATGCCCCCACGCAGGATGAAGTGGACTATTCCCATCTGGTGATCAAAGCCGCCGAAGAGGGCGAACGTGCCGGTCTGGGCGTTATTTCCCTGAACGGAAAAATGATCGACGGGCCGATTATCGACCACGCCAGAAGGGTGCTGGAACGTGCTCAGGCCTCCGGCGTTCGCAAATAG
- the citG gene encoding triphosphoribosyl-dephospho-CoA synthase CitG, translating into MPTLRQPDAVLSAVVSRSAACDYRECDPLPDIDLRVAHALTMEVMLTPKPGLVDRANNGAHRDMDVALFQTSIQAISPWFRHFTDAGYQHANTPLAQLLSQVRPIGIACEQAMLSATKGVNTHKGGIFAFGLLCTAAGWLAGRGEPVTQRSLCDSVAAMCHDLVRNELETCSGAATAGEHLYQRHGLTGARGEAASGFNTVCQYALPALQQAMAAGADDDTALLRTLLVLMAHNPDTNVVSRGGMDGLAFVQDYARKLLAGTLDRQALREMDEALIARNLSPGGSADLLALTWLLYHYPTE; encoded by the coding sequence ATGCCTACTTTACGCCAGCCTGACGCTGTACTGTCGGCTGTGGTGTCCCGCTCCGCCGCCTGCGATTATCGGGAATGTGACCCGTTACCGGACATCGACCTGCGGGTCGCGCACGCGCTGACGATGGAAGTGATGCTGACGCCGAAGCCCGGACTGGTGGATCGCGCCAATAACGGTGCTCATCGTGATATGGATGTGGCGCTGTTTCAGACCAGTATTCAGGCGATTTCGCCCTGGTTTCGGCATTTTACCGATGCGGGTTATCAGCACGCTAACACACCGCTAGCGCAGCTGCTGTCTCAGGTTCGACCTATCGGCATCGCCTGCGAACAGGCGATGCTGTCAGCGACGAAAGGCGTGAATACTCATAAAGGTGGGATTTTCGCGTTTGGCCTGCTGTGCACCGCCGCCGGCTGGCTGGCAGGGCGGGGAGAGCCTGTGACGCAGCGCAGCCTGTGCGACAGCGTGGCGGCAATGTGTCACGATTTGGTACGGAATGAGCTGGAGACGTGTTCTGGAGCAGCGACGGCGGGTGAGCATCTCTATCAACGTCATGGCCTGACGGGCGCGAGGGGAGAAGCCGCCAGCGGTTTCAATACCGTATGCCAATATGCGTTGCCTGCCTTGCAGCAGGCGATGGCTGCCGGGGCGGATGACGACACCGCGCTGTTACGGACGCTACTGGTACTGATGGCTCACAATCCTGACACCAATGTCGTTTCACGCGGCGGCATGGACGGGCTGGCGTTTGTGCAAGATTACGCGCGGAAGTTACTGGCTGGTACGCTGGATCGGCAGGCGCTGAGAGAGATGGATGAAGCGCTGATTGCCAGAAACCTTAGCCCGGGCGGCAGTGCCGATTTGCTGGCGTTAACCTGGCTGCTGTATCACTATCCCACTGAATAG
- the sbcB gene encoding exodeoxyribonuclease I has translation MAEKTQPTFFIHDYETFGKHPARDRPAQFAGVRTDMDFNIIGEPLVIYCRPTDDYLPEPEAVMITGITPQVALAKGVNEAEFARQIHDAFSVPGTCIMGYNNIRFDDEVSRNIFYRNFYDPYAYSWQNGNSRWDLLDALRACYALRPEGIVWPENDDGLPSFRLEHLTKANGISHEQAHDAMSDVYATIAMAKLFKQAQPKLFEYLFTLRNKNKISALIDIPQMKPLVHVSGMFGAARSNTSWVVPLAWHPDNRNAVIMCDLAGDMTPLLELDSETLRERLYTRRDALEADQSAVPLKLVHINKCPVLAPANTLRPEDAERLGIDRQRCLDNLALLRNNASVREKVVELFAEAPAFVASDDVDLRLYDGFFGDADRMAMKIIQETAPQNLPALDLTFADNRLEPLFFRYRARNFPGTLDDREQQRWLQHRRTVFTPERLQDYLSELSNLYQLHEDDKEKMAQLKALYAYAQELVG, from the coding sequence ATGGCCGAGAAAACACAACCCACTTTTTTCATACACGACTACGAGACATTCGGTAAACATCCGGCGCGCGATCGCCCCGCGCAGTTTGCGGGTGTCCGTACCGATATGGATTTCAATATTATCGGCGAACCGCTGGTCATTTATTGTCGACCGACCGATGATTACCTGCCGGAGCCGGAAGCGGTGATGATCACCGGAATTACGCCACAGGTCGCACTGGCAAAAGGCGTCAATGAGGCGGAGTTCGCTCGTCAGATCCACGACGCGTTCAGCGTGCCCGGCACCTGTATTATGGGCTACAACAACATTCGCTTTGATGATGAAGTCAGCCGGAATATTTTCTACCGAAACTTCTACGATCCTTACGCTTACAGTTGGCAAAACGGTAATTCTCGTTGGGATTTACTGGATGCGTTACGCGCCTGCTATGCCCTGCGACCGGAAGGCATCGTCTGGCCTGAAAATGATGACGGCCTGCCCAGTTTCCGCCTTGAGCACCTGACGAAAGCAAACGGTATTTCGCACGAGCAGGCGCATGATGCGATGTCCGATGTTTATGCCACCATCGCCATGGCAAAACTGTTCAAGCAGGCGCAGCCCAAGCTGTTTGAGTACCTGTTCACGCTACGTAACAAAAACAAAATTTCCGCGCTGATTGATATTCCGCAGATGAAACCGCTCGTGCACGTGTCTGGCATGTTTGGCGCAGCAAGGAGCAACACCAGTTGGGTGGTGCCGCTCGCCTGGCACCCGGACAACCGTAATGCGGTCATTATGTGCGATCTGGCTGGCGATATGACGCCGCTGCTGGAGCTGGATAGCGAGACATTGCGTGAACGGTTATACACTCGTCGGGATGCACTGGAAGCCGATCAGAGTGCGGTTCCGCTCAAGCTGGTGCACATCAATAAGTGTCCGGTCTTAGCGCCTGCCAATACCTTACGGCCGGAAGACGCGGAAAGACTGGGCATCGATCGTCAACGCTGTCTGGACAATCTGGCGCTGCTGCGTAACAACGCGAGCGTCAGGGAAAAAGTGGTGGAGCTGTTTGCCGAAGCGCCCGCCTTTGTCGCATCTGATGATGTCGATTTACGCCTTTATGATGGCTTCTTTGGCGATGCTGACCGCATGGCGATGAAGATTATTCAGGAGACCGCCCCGCAGAATCTCCCCGCGTTGGATCTTACGTTTGCCGATAATCGCCTGGAACCGCTGTTTTTCCGCTATCGCGCTCGCAATTTCCCCGGCACGCTGGACGACCGCGAACAGCAACGGTGGTTGCAGCATCGGCGTACGGTATTTACACCGGAACGCCTGCAGGACTATCTGTCAGAACTCAGCAATCTGTATCAGCTTCATGAAGACGATAAAGAGAAGATGGCGCAGTTAAAAGCGCTGTACGCCTATGCGCAGGAACTGGTGGGATAA
- a CDS encoding flagellar brake protein, translating into MKAVNENLKEQFVKRNKLAICATLRELKKNDTSLMVHHSHGQFISKILDVVPDNNLFVFDLGGIERENNRALYAGSLSFVAEPAGAKVEFNAEIAKTVTYDGLPAFSAQIPELLYLIQRRTYFRINTPLWPPLTCRGELPDESVFLFTIKDLSLGGLSLYTDRDTTGLLTEGDIIKSVEMDLADHGFFCVDLQFVGQAMVKVVDNKGELKLTQRLSFKFPSLNAAQERDLQQVIFELERLQNEKKKRFQEL; encoded by the coding sequence ATGAAAGCGGTGAATGAAAATTTGAAAGAGCAGTTTGTTAAGCGCAACAAGCTGGCTATCTGTGCAACACTGCGCGAATTAAAGAAGAATGACACGTCTCTGATGGTTCATCATTCTCACGGTCAGTTCATCAGTAAAATTCTTGACGTTGTCCCGGACAACAACCTGTTTGTCTTCGATTTAGGCGGCATTGAGCGTGAAAACAACCGCGCGCTGTATGCCGGATCGCTGTCTTTTGTCGCAGAGCCTGCTGGCGCAAAAGTCGAATTTAATGCCGAAATCGCGAAAACGGTGACGTACGACGGGCTGCCAGCCTTCAGCGCGCAGATTCCTGAGCTGCTTTATCTTATCCAACGTAGAACCTATTTCCGCATCAATACGCCGCTGTGGCCGCCGTTGACGTGCCGTGGCGAGCTGCCGGATGAGAGTGTTTTCCTGTTTACGATTAAAGATCTCTCTCTGGGCGGATTGAGTCTGTATACCGACCGTGACACCACGGGGCTGTTGACCGAAGGCGACATCATTAAGAGCGTGGAGATGGATCTTGCCGATCACGGTTTCTTCTGCGTCGATTTGCAGTTCGTCGGTCAGGCTATGGTGAAGGTTGTCGATAACAAAGGCGAACTGAAACTCACGCAGCGTTTGAGCTTCAAATTCCCTTCACTGAACGCGGCACAGGAGCGGGATCTTCAGCAGGTGATTTTTGAGCTGGAAAGATTACAAAACGAAAAGAAAAAGCGGTTTCAGGAGTTGTAA
- the citX gene encoding citrate lyase holo-[acyl-carrier protein] synthase, with protein sequence MTNAVSISLETLLAAKERRAVRQQEWLARHGATLVSLTLVTPGPVKDSDGYRQVMTEAIKAFTFLCQTRGWMVLEQQTCWLATGAEGLWAITKDALSVKAATIALEDSHELGRLWDFDIFSPEEGSIGRSMLAHRGRTCLLCDQMAHACSRSRRHSLPELLEHIEEKVNAYFTPA encoded by the coding sequence ATGACAAATGCTGTTTCCATCTCGCTGGAAACCTTACTCGCGGCGAAGGAACGCCGCGCAGTTCGCCAGCAAGAATGGCTCGCCCGGCACGGTGCGACGCTGGTGTCGCTGACGCTGGTTACGCCGGGACCGGTAAAAGATAGCGACGGTTATCGGCAGGTGATGACCGAAGCGATCAAGGCATTCACGTTTTTGTGTCAGACAAGAGGGTGGATGGTGCTGGAACAGCAGACATGCTGGCTGGCAACCGGGGCGGAAGGGCTGTGGGCGATTACCAAAGATGCGCTGTCGGTGAAAGCGGCGACTATTGCGCTGGAAGATAGTCATGAACTGGGGCGGCTGTGGGATTTCGATATCTTCAGCCCGGAAGAGGGATCGATTGGCCGGTCGATGTTGGCGCACCGTGGGCGCACCTGCCTGTTGTGCGATCAAATGGCGCACGCCTGTAGCCGTTCGCGCCGCCATTCGCTGCCCGAGCTACTCGAGCACATTGAGGAAAAGGTCAATGCCTACTTTACGCCAGCCTGA
- a CDS encoding fumarylacetoacetate hydrolase family protein → MKLASYRYNGKDSYGIYTPTGLIDLGSKIGHRYPDLKALLAQNALQVAHEFSMSTPDIAVADVTFLPVITTPGKILCVGMNYAAKRQEFNELNPAPTLFVRFADSQTGHATPVIKPHYSSEFDYEGELAVIIGKGGQNIAQDVALSHVAGYSCYMDGSARDWQHSWFTAGKNWQKTGAFGPYLTTTDEIPDPHVLAIRTYLNGRMVQDDNTSSMIHKVAELIEYISTFTELSAGDVIITGSPGGVGKKRNPPLFMHAGDCIEVEIENIGHLRNTIVDAAAPLKSVPTAAEAVAH, encoded by the coding sequence ATGAAACTTGCAAGCTATCGTTATAACGGTAAAGACAGTTACGGCATTTATACGCCAACGGGATTAATCGATCTCGGCAGTAAAATTGGCCACCGTTACCCCGATCTGAAAGCATTACTGGCACAGAATGCATTACAGGTTGCGCATGAATTCAGTATGAGTACGCCGGATATTGCGGTCGCCGATGTGACGTTTTTACCGGTTATTACTACGCCTGGGAAAATTCTGTGTGTGGGAATGAATTATGCCGCTAAGCGTCAGGAATTTAATGAACTGAATCCCGCGCCAACGCTATTTGTGCGCTTTGCGGATTCGCAAACCGGACACGCGACACCCGTTATCAAGCCGCATTATTCCAGCGAGTTCGATTATGAAGGCGAACTGGCGGTCATTATCGGTAAAGGCGGACAGAATATTGCTCAGGATGTCGCGCTTTCTCATGTCGCGGGTTACAGCTGTTACATGGACGGCTCTGCGCGTGACTGGCAGCACAGCTGGTTTACCGCAGGCAAGAACTGGCAGAAAACCGGCGCGTTCGGCCCTTATCTGACCACCACGGATGAAATTCCCGATCCGCATGTGCTGGCGATCCGCACGTATCTGAATGGCCGCATGGTGCAGGACGACAACACCAGCAGCATGATCCACAAAGTGGCTGAATTGATTGAATACATCAGCACCTTTACTGAACTGAGCGCGGGCGATGTGATCATCACCGGTTCACCGGGTGGCGTGGGGAAAAAACGCAATCCGCCGCTGTTTATGCACGCGGGTGACTGCATTGAAGTTGAAATCGAGAACATTGGCCATTTGCGCAACACGATAGTGGATGCGGCTGCGCCGTTGAAATCGGTTCCGACCGCTGCGGAAGCCGTTGCGCACTGA
- a CDS encoding APC family permease, which translates to MSLDSHLPNAGAKRAQLKRTLTLWPVVMMGLAYMQPMTIFDTFGIVSGLTDGHVATAYAFALVAILFTALSYGKLVKRFPSAGSAYTYAQKAISPHVGFMVGWSSLLDYLFMPMINILLAKIYLEAIFPGVPSWIFVAALVGLMTLFNLRGINLVANLNSIIVVVQVAIMAVFLGLVIHGVYLGEGAGTLTSTRPFWSENAHVVPMITGATILCFSFLGFDGISSLSEETQDAGRVIPKAIFLTALIGGVIFVAVAYFLQLYFPDISRFKEPDASQPEIMLYVAGKFFQSVILVFSCVTVLASGMAAHAGVSRLMYVMGRDGVFPERFFGYIHPKWRTPALNVLLVGVIALSAVSFDLVTATALINFGALVAFTFVNLSVISQFYIRERRNRTVKDTINFLVLPVLGALTVGALWVNLEASSMTLGLVWATIGLLYLAFVTRSFRQPVPQCSEEPV; encoded by the coding sequence ATGTCGCTTGATTCTCACCTGCCTAATGCTGGTGCCAAACGTGCTCAGCTAAAAAGAACGCTCACGCTGTGGCCTGTCGTTATGATGGGGCTGGCGTACATGCAGCCGATGACCATTTTTGATACCTTCGGTATCGTGTCTGGCCTGACCGACGGCCATGTGGCGACCGCCTATGCGTTTGCGCTGGTTGCTATTCTGTTCACTGCGCTGAGCTATGGCAAACTGGTAAAACGTTTCCCGTCTGCGGGCTCTGCTTATACCTATGCGCAAAAAGCGATCAGCCCGCACGTTGGGTTTATGGTCGGCTGGTCATCACTGCTGGACTATCTGTTCATGCCGATGATCAACATTCTGCTGGCGAAAATCTATCTGGAAGCGATCTTCCCCGGCGTGCCGTCATGGATTTTTGTCGCGGCGCTGGTTGGGCTGATGACGCTGTTTAACCTGCGTGGCATCAATCTGGTTGCTAACCTGAACTCCATTATCGTGGTGGTACAGGTGGCTATCATGGCGGTATTCCTGGGTCTGGTGATCCACGGTGTTTATCTGGGTGAAGGTGCAGGTACGCTGACCAGCACGCGTCCGTTCTGGTCTGAGAACGCGCACGTGGTGCCTATGATTACCGGGGCAACCATTCTCTGCTTCTCGTTCCTTGGTTTTGACGGCATCAGCTCGCTGTCGGAAGAAACGCAGGATGCCGGTCGGGTGATTCCAAAAGCCATCTTCCTGACGGCGCTGATCGGCGGCGTGATTTTTGTTGCCGTGGCGTACTTCCTGCAACTGTACTTCCCGGATATTTCTCGCTTTAAAGAGCCAGATGCGTCTCAGCCGGAAATCATGCTGTACGTCGCGGGTAAATTCTTCCAGTCCGTTATTCTGGTGTTCTCCTGCGTCACGGTGTTGGCATCCGGTATGGCCGCCCACGCGGGTGTTTCCCGCCTGATGTATGTGATGGGGCGTGATGGCGTCTTCCCTGAGCGCTTCTTCGGTTATATTCACCCGAAATGGCGTACGCCAGCGCTGAACGTTCTGCTGGTTGGCGTGATTGCTCTGTCTGCGGTGTCGTTCGATCTGGTGACGGCAACCGCGTTGATTAACTTCGGTGCGCTGGTGGCGTTTACGTTCGTGAACCTGTCGGTTATTTCACAGTTCTATATTCGTGAACGCCGTAACCGTACCGTGAAAGACACCATTAACTTCCTCGTGCTGCCAGTGCTGGGTGCGTTGACGGTAGGCGCGCTGTGGGTGAATCTGGAAGCCAGCTCGATGACGCTGGGTCTGGTGTGGGCAACGATCGGATTACTCTATCTGGCGTTTGTAACGCGCAGTTTCCGTCAGCCAGTGCCGCAATGCAGTGAAGAGCCGGTGTAA
- the citC gene encoding [citrate (pro-3S)-lyase] ligase yields MYANDSVFFDTLDVRLREQERNAVRHFLAHCQLGMDDDIDIVVVGKLGGRMIACAGLASNTIKCVAVDPEFRHLNLGVQVVNEVMQQAAQRGHFHLFLYTRPENVDIFRGCGFYPLARYQDSAVLMENTPIGIQQYCQSLAAFAHPESLATRADKKIGAIVMNANPFTLGHRYLAEHAAQSCDWLHVFVVREDVSFFPFSERLEMVQRGVEHIRNLTVHAGSNYMISKATFPGYFLKEEKLITRAHAALDLIIFRKYIAPALGITQRFVGTEPFCPVTYQYNQDMHYWLEKDQTMSSPALNVIEIERKRQTSGLAISASEVRKLLKLRQYSRIQDIVPASTFEHLQHYYEPEYA; encoded by the coding sequence ATGTATGCCAATGATTCCGTCTTTTTTGACACGCTGGATGTGCGCCTTCGGGAGCAGGAGAGGAACGCGGTACGCCACTTCCTTGCACACTGCCAGCTCGGCATGGATGACGATATTGACATCGTGGTGGTTGGCAAACTAGGCGGGCGGATGATTGCCTGCGCGGGGTTGGCCTCCAACACCATTAAGTGCGTTGCGGTCGACCCTGAATTCAGACACCTCAATCTGGGCGTGCAGGTGGTGAATGAAGTGATGCAGCAGGCAGCGCAGCGCGGGCACTTCCACCTGTTTCTCTATACCCGGCCGGAAAATGTCGACATCTTCCGCGGATGTGGTTTCTACCCGCTGGCGCGCTATCAGGACAGTGCGGTACTGATGGAAAACACACCGATTGGCATTCAGCAGTATTGCCAGTCTCTGGCGGCTTTTGCGCACCCTGAATCGCTCGCGACGCGGGCAGATAAAAAGATTGGCGCGATTGTCATGAATGCGAATCCCTTCACGTTGGGGCACCGCTATCTGGCAGAACATGCGGCGCAGTCGTGCGACTGGCTGCACGTCTTCGTGGTACGAGAAGACGTTTCCTTTTTCCCGTTTAGCGAACGTCTGGAAATGGTACAGCGCGGCGTGGAACACATCCGCAATCTGACGGTACATGCCGGCTCAAACTACATGATCTCTAAAGCGACGTTTCCCGGCTATTTTCTGAAGGAAGAGAAGCTAATCACCCGCGCCCATGCGGCGTTGGATTTAATCATTTTCAGGAAATATATCGCGCCAGCGCTCGGGATCACCCAGCGCTTCGTCGGCACCGAACCCTTTTGCCCGGTGACGTATCAGTACAATCAGGACATGCACTATTGGCTGGAAAAAGACCAGACGATGTCTTCCCCTGCGCTAAATGTGATTGAAATTGAACGTAAGCGGCAAACCTCAGGGCTGGCTATTTCCGCCTCGGAAGTCAGGAAATTACTCAAACTTCGGCAGTACAGTCGTATTCAGGACATCGTGCCTGCCTCAACTTTTGAGCATTTACAGCACTACTACGAACCCGAATACGCGTAA
- the citD gene encoding citrate lyase acyl carrier protein encodes MKIVKESLAGTFESSDLLVKVAPADGKLTVVINSEVMKQFGHQIKQVVDETLKALGVQEGTIIVDDKGALDCVIRARVQSAVLRATDGQQIEWEKL; translated from the coding sequence ATGAAGATTGTTAAGGAGTCCCTGGCGGGCACCTTTGAATCCAGCGATTTGCTGGTCAAAGTGGCGCCGGCAGACGGGAAACTCACCGTGGTCATTAACAGCGAAGTCATGAAACAGTTCGGCCACCAAATCAAACAGGTTGTGGATGAGACGCTGAAGGCGCTAGGCGTACAGGAAGGGACGATCATTGTGGATGACAAAGGCGCGCTGGATTGTGTCATCCGTGCTCGCGTGCAAAGCGCGGTACTGCGTGCGACAGACGGACAGCAGATTGAATGGGAGAAATTATAA